One genomic segment of Scylla paramamosain isolate STU-SP2022 chromosome 11, ASM3559412v1, whole genome shotgun sequence includes these proteins:
- the LOC135105022 gene encoding zinc finger imprinted 3-like: MEVTNPAKECCVCGRQLSGSRWVRGSNQLRHSGRAIAEALGEVLACEVQLSWVCFRCYRLVLGLDYHTHQQEKQRLALLRLYSSRDKIEQQALGKGTLYDIGDCGSGRTGPDDGGSARKEVLDNLDISQDASPNKGHAQNQKFDQSLRSHATCEADNKILSYSLQSVCDHEYHRNDGQDSQLDKPATVLEGHNVSSSQTLVNQCFTEKLVPVTLNPSVKDSNAKDKQSESTDPKNGRYFKDSFYQDHKKQCGEEKEIATTPAAVSLPQRPAAKRRKTAKKWDDFEYYEDESKTAEPECDKIDTFPSAHQFRLPSRTGRKKCQKCKQEFASKKAILNHKCPQMKRMEREKVRYKCKGCLHVFLLRREYIKHVNACYKNTPVTCNLCLVKLPSAAYLPRHLAALHQVKSHLTKGDILCELCGRGFSRKEALERHEARVHGKAHGSHQCPLCGHTFPHTSLLAEHLRAHQGYTCPECSKVFSCRSNLTLHRRAHHMRKAAYHCTACNRHWKFHASYIYHMKKFHRSSEHKCPGCRLLLYSEEALHQHSMTCAGQDTGTTSRIGEEEAFSGRRQGIDEERKQTSDTTDALLMTRCPPASGSLGTRAQLTKESSSFVLVPGLRKTEMYKSHNNFSQGPPECEIVVEVVEETDTDCQYIILVEDVANAHLAVDEASMWNTQNFTHTSSVN, translated from the exons ATGGAGGTCACCAATCCTGCCAaagagtgctgtgtgtgtggccgCCAGCTGAGTGGCAGCCGGTGGGTAAGGGGCAGCAATCAGCTAAGGCACTCAGGCCGAGCCATAGCagaggcactgggagaggtgCTGGCCTGTGAGGTACAGCTGTCATGGGTGTGCTTCAGGTGCTACCGGCTGGTGCTGGGGCTGGACTACCACACACACCAGCAAGAGAAACAAAGGCTGGCACTGCTGAGGCTGTACAGCAGTAGGGATAAAATAGAGCAGCAGGCATTAGGAAAGGGTACTTTGTATGACATTGGTGATTGTGGAAGTGGTAGGACTGGTCCTGATGATGGAGGTTCTGCTAGGAAAGAAGTGCTGGATAATTTGGACATTAGCCAGGATGCATCTCCAAATAAGGGTCATGCACAAAACCAAAAGTTTGACCAAAGTTTAAGGTCTCATGCTACTTGTGAGGCAGATAACAAAATTTTGTCATACTCACTTCAGTCTGTTTGTGATCATGAGTACCACAGGAATGATGGCCAAGACAGCCAATTGGATAAACCAGCAACTGTTCTGGAAGGCCACAACGTGTCCAGCAGTCAGACTTTGGTGAACCAGTGCTTCACTGAGAAATTAGTGCCAGTTACCTTGAATCCAAGTGTGAAAGACAGTAATGCCAAAGATAAACAGAGTGAGAGCACTGATCCCAAAAATGGTAGATATTTTAAAGACAGTTTTTATCAAGATCACAAAAAGCAGTGTggcgaggaaaaggaaattgcCACAACTCCTGCTGCAGTTTCGTTGCCCCAAAGACCTgcagcaaaaagaagaaaaactgcaaaaaaGTGGGATGACTTTGAGTATTATGAAGATGAGAGCAAGACTGCAGAGCCTGAGTGTGACAAAATAGATACCTTCCCCTCAGCTCACCAGTTCCGACTTCCTTCaaggacaggaagaaaaaaatgtcagaaaTGTAAACAAGAATTTGCATCAAAAAAAGCCATTCTGAACCACAAATGCCCTCAGATGAAAAGAATGGAACGTGAAAAAGTGAGGTACAAATGCAAAGGGTGTTTGCATGTCTTCCTCCTGAGGAGAGAATATATCAAACATGTCAATGCCTGCTACAAGAATACTCCAGTCACATGCAACTTGTGCCTG GTGAAGCTGCCAAGTGCTGCATACCTGCCTCGCCATCTGGCAGCCCTGCACCAAGTCAAGTCTCATCTCACCAAG GGCGACATTCTGTGTGAGTTGTGTGGGCGAGGGTTCAGCCGCAAGGAGGCCCTGGAGCGACATGAAGCACGGGTTCATGGGAAGGCTCACGGTAGTCACCAGTGTCCCCTCTGTGGCCACACCTTCCCTCACACTTCCCTTCTGGCAGAGCATCTCAGGGCACATCAGGGCTACACCTGTCCAGAATGCTCCAAGGTGTTCAG CTGCAGATCCAACCTCACACTGCATCGGCGAGCCCACCACATGCGGAAGGCAGCTTATCATTGCACTGCCTGTAACAGGCACTGGAAATTTCATGCCAGTTATATCTACCACATGAAGAAG TTCCATAGGTCCAGTGAGCACAAGTGTCCTGGATGTCGGCTGTTGTTGTACTCAGAGGAAGCACTGCACCAGCATTCCATGACATGTGCTGGCCAGGATACTGGCACTACCTCAag gataggagaagaggaggcatTTAGTGGGAGGCGACAGGGTattgatgaagaaagaaagcaaacttCAGACACCACAG ATGCCCTATTGATGACCAGATGTCCTCCAGCCTCAGGCTCTCTTGGCACTCGTGCACAACTCACAAAGGAATCGAGCAGCTTTGTTTTGGTGCCTGGGTTGAGGAAGACTGAGATGTATAAGTCTCATAACAACTTCTCTCAGGGGCCTCCTGAGTGTGAGATAGttgtggaggtagtggaggagacTGATACAGACTGCCAGTACATCATCTTGGTTGAGGATGTTGCCAATGCCCACCTTGCTGTTGATGAGGCCTCCATGTGGAATACTCAGAACTTCACCCACACCTCCAGTGTAAATTAA